The following are encoded in a window of Phaseolus vulgaris cultivar G19833 chromosome 3, P. vulgaris v2.0, whole genome shotgun sequence genomic DNA:
- the LOC137806918 gene encoding E3 ubiquitin-protein ligase MIEL1-like, producing MEGSVNERLDFGKTEYGCKHYRRRCRIRAPCCNEIYSCRHCHNEEASLSKNSFDRHELVRQDVKQVVCSVCDTEQSVAQVCTNCGVKMGEYFCNICKFFDDDAEKQQFHCDDCGICRVGGRENFFHCKKCGSCYAVGLRDNHLCVENSMRHHCPICYEYLFDSLKDTVVMKCGHTMHQECYHEMIERDRYCCPICSKSVVDMSSVWKRIDEEIEASIMPEDYRYRKVWILCNDCNDTTEVNFHILGHKCGHCNSYNTRSIAPPVLPQ from the exons ATGGAAGGCTCTGTCAACGAACGTCTTGATTTTGGGAAGACGGAATATGG GTGCAAGCATTACCGGAGAAGATGCAGGATTCGTGCCCCCTGCTGCAACGAGATCTACTCGTGCCGTCACTGTCACAACGAGGAAGCG AGTTTGTCGAAGAATTCGTTTGATCGCCACGAACTCGTTCGCCAAGATGTTAAACAA GTTGTTTGTTCAGTTTGTGACACCGAGCAGTCT GTTGCTCAAGTTTGCACTAACTGTGGCGTCAAAATGGGAGAATATTTCTGCAACATCTGCAAATTCTTCGATGATGAT GCAGAGAAACAACAGTTTCACTGTGATGATTGCGGGATCTGCAG GGTCGGTGGTCGAGAAAATTTCTTCCACTGCAAGAAGTGTG GGTCTTGTTATGCAGTTGGTCTGCGTGATAATCATTTATGCGTGGAGAACTCAATGAGGCATCACTGCCCCATTTGTTATGAG TACCTTTTTGATTCATTGAAAGACACCGTTGTTATGAAGTGTGGTCACACAATGCACCAAGAATGTTACCACGAGATGATAGAACGTGACAG ATATTGCTGTCCCATATGCTCCAAGTCGGTGGTGGACATGTCTAGTGTGTGGAAGAGAATTGATGAAGAG ATTGAAGCATCTATCATGCCTGAAGATTATCGATACAGAAAG GTTTGGATTCTATGTAACGACTGCAATGACACAACAGAAGTTAACTTCCACATTCTTGGCCATAAATGCGGTCATTGCAATTCATATAATACTCGCTCAATTGCGCCTCCAGTTCTTCCTCAATGA
- the LOC137805836 gene encoding uncharacterized protein, which yields MGCGKSKLGVVANSTLLQHKKSSVSSKETDVQSVDKTNDVNIDNVNLEVEEKNKENVKDKDVDESNKDSEIENVKEEKPLEKSHEAEEKTQETVVAEEPKESVKDKEEHEVKDVVPVAVAEEELPVAVAEEELPVAVAEEEQQPTEQKGDGNEKEDVKGETLVKEEQNKDTKEETLVKEEEVKETKEEEKNLVTQKETEVENVSTTTS from the exons ATGGGTTGTGGAAAATCTAAACTCGGTGTTGTTGCCAACAGCACCCTCCTCCAGCACAAGAAATCTAGTGTCAGTTCCAAGGAAACTGATGTACAATCAGTGGACAAAACCAATGATGTTAACATTGACAATGTAAATTTGGAAGTGGAAGAGAAGAACAAAGAAAATGTCAAAGATAAGGATGTTGATGAGTCTAATAAAGATTCTGAGATAGAAAATGTGAAAGAAGAAAAGCCATTGGAGAAGAGCCACGAAGCTGAGGAGAAAACACAGGAAACTGTTGTTGCTGAAGAACCCAAAGAGTCTGTGAAGGACAAGGAAGAACATGAAGTGAAGGATGTTGTTCCTGTTGCTGTTGCAGAAGAGGAACTTCCCGTTGCTGTTGCAGAAGAGGAACTTCCCGTTGCTGTTGCAGAAGAGGAACAACAACCAACGGAACAAAAGGGAGATGGAAATGAGAAAG AGGATGTCAAGGGAGAGACTTTGGTGAAGGAAGAACAAAACAAAGACACAAAAGAAGAGACATTGGTTAAGGAAGAAGAGGTTAAAGAAACAAAAGAGGAGGAGAAGAATTTGGTCACTCAGAAAGAAACTGAAGTTGAAAATGTTTCAACTACAACCTCCTAA